From Cryobacterium sp. GrIS_2_6:
CCGACGACCTGCTCACCACCGGCATCGAGATCAGCGTCAAGCCGGCAGGAAAGAAGATCGAGCGGCTCTCACTGCTGTCCGGCGGGGAGCGTTCCCTCGCCGCAGTCGCGCTGCTGATCGCGATCTTCAAGGCCCGCCCGAGCCCGTTCTACATCATGGACGAGGTCGAGGCGGCCCTCGACGACGCCAACCTCGGTCGGCTGCTCACGATTTTCCAGGACCTCCGTGAGGCCAGCCAGCTCATCATCATCACGCATCAGAAACGCACGATGGAAATCGCCGACGCCCTCTACGGAGTCTCGATGCGCCAGGACGGGGTATCGGCGGTCGTCGGCCAACGGATCGTGCGCCAGGAGGAACAGGCGTCCTGAACCGCGGACAGGGCGGGACAGTGACGCCCGCGTCACAGCCGCGTCACAGCAGGGCGAGTACCTCCGCGCAGGCGTCGGTGACCCTGCGGCACTCGGGGGCGCAACTCGTCCAATCCGGCCGGTGCTGCAGCATCCGCTCGCACGCGATTGACGAGGAGCGGCACGCCTCCATGCAGGTGTCGAGCATGGACGCGGCGGTCGTCCCGTCGGTCCGGGTGTGCCAGGACAGCACCCGGCTCGTCGTGGTGCAGATTTCGATGCAGTCGAGGTCGGCGAGGAAGCACGCGGTGACATCGCCGTTGCCGGACTGGGTCAGGCAGGCGTCAGCGCAGTCCTCGCTCGCGGCGATGAGCGCGTCACAGGCGGCGACGCACGCCGCGGTCCGTGCGGAGAGCGCGTTGAACTCGCTCCCACCGAACCCGCCACCGGACATGCGACCACTGTAGCCCGGTCGGTGGGGTCCGGTCAGGCCTGCGGGGCCAGAGCCGCGATCAGCGGGTGGTCGAACGCCAGCACACCGGTCTTGGCCGCGCCGCCCGGCGACCCGATCTCCTCGAAGAAGTCCACGTTGGCGCGGTAATAGCCGGCCCACTGCTCGGGAAGGTCGTCTTCATAGTAGATCGCCTCGACCGGGCAGACCGGCTCGCAGGCCCCGCAGTCGACACATTCGTCGGGGTGAATGTACAACGACCGGTCGCCCTCATAGATGCAGTCGACCGGGCACTCGTCGACGCAGGCACG
This genomic window contains:
- the fdxA gene encoding ferredoxin; this translates as MTYVIALPCVDVKDRACVDECPVDCIYEGDRSLYIHPDECVDCGACEPVCPVEAIYYEDDLPEQWAGYYRANVDFFEEIGSPGGAAKTGVLAFDHPLIAALAPQA
- a CDS encoding four-helix bundle copper-binding protein; the protein is MSGGGFGGSEFNALSARTAACVAACDALIAASEDCADACLTQSGNGDVTACFLADLDCIEICTTTSRVLSWHTRTDGTTAASMLDTCMEACRSSSIACERMLQHRPDWTSCAPECRRVTDACAEVLALL